One genomic segment of Blattabacterium sp. (Blaberus giganteus) includes these proteins:
- a CDS encoding C40 family peptidase — protein sequence MECYERIYFRKKKQYKNKNYFQLINQKLCFKKQTECIIENAINYINTPYRYGGTNKSGIDCSAFIKNIFASYQIFLPRISYHQAKKGFFVPKEKIEKGDLLFFATGTSKKINHVGMVIHTNNNNNNIFFIHASTSNGVIISQLYQKYWNHRFITARRILYPS from the coding sequence ATGGAATGCTATGAAAGAATTTATTTCAGAAAAAAAAAGCAATATAAAAATAAAAATTACTTTCAATTAATAAATCAAAAACTCTGTTTTAAAAAACAGACGGAATGTATTATAGAAAATGCTATAAATTATATAAATACTCCATATAGATATGGAGGGACCAACAAATCTGGAATAGATTGTTCTGCTTTTATCAAAAATATTTTTGCTTCTTATCAGATATTTTTACCACGTATTTCTTACCATCAAGCTAAAAAAGGTTTTTTCGTTCCCAAAGAAAAAATAGAAAAAGGAGACTTATTATTTTTTGCTACAGGAACATCTAAAAAAATCAATCATGTAGGAATGGTGATCCATACTAACAATAACAATAATAACATATTTTTTATTCATGCATCTACATCCAATGGGGTAATCATATCACAACTATATCAAAAATATTGGAATCATCGATTCATTACGGCAAGAAGAATTCTTTATCCTTCATAA
- a CDS encoding 3-phosphoshikimate 1-carboxyvinyltransferase, which translates to MSSYINVSKNRNSLYGSISITGSKSISNRLLILKALYKDDIHIENISNCEDTEVLKESLISTSNILDIHHAGTAMRFLTSYFSIQEEKKIILTGSNRMKERPIFILVEALRKLGSEIYYLEKKGFPPIKIFGKKILGGEIDMNAKISSQYISSLMLIAGKFKMGLKIFLKGNITSIPYIKMTFDLLTIAGIKADWKGERIIHIYPIKNKGKKYFYVESDWSSASYYYSMAAIAKKSYVILRSYNNTSLQGDKEVSYIYDKYFGISTVFDKNVITLKKKLHFLFPKFIELDLNKTPDLAQTIVVTCSTIGIKCSLKGLETLKIKETDRLQALKEELLKFGVIIKITDSCLEITDFYRKKIDSFIPIKTYQDHRMAMSFSTFGLCSDFIKIENPNVVEKSYPNFWKDLESLGFLISYYEG; encoded by the coding sequence ATGTCTTCTTATATTAATGTTTCCAAAAATAGAAATTCTTTATATGGTTCTATATCAATAACGGGATCTAAAAGTATATCTAACCGTCTTTTAATTTTAAAAGCACTTTATAAAGATGATATTCATATTGAAAATATTTCTAATTGTGAAGATACAGAAGTATTAAAAGAAAGTTTAATTAGTACTTCTAATATATTAGATATTCATCATGCTGGAACAGCTATGCGTTTTTTAACCTCTTATTTTTCTATACAAGAAGAAAAAAAAATAATATTAACAGGATCAAATCGAATGAAAGAAAGACCAATTTTTATACTCGTAGAAGCTTTAAGAAAGCTAGGATCCGAAATTTATTATTTGGAAAAAAAAGGTTTTCCTCCAATAAAAATTTTTGGTAAAAAAATTTTAGGAGGAGAAATAGATATGAATGCGAAAATTAGTAGTCAGTATATAAGTTCTCTGATGTTAATAGCCGGTAAATTTAAAATGGGTTTAAAAATTTTTTTAAAAGGAAATATTACATCTATTCCTTATATAAAAATGACTTTCGATTTGCTGACTATAGCTGGAATAAAAGCGGATTGGAAAGGTGAAAGAATTATCCATATTTATCCCATAAAAAATAAAGGAAAAAAATATTTTTATGTAGAGTCAGATTGGAGTTCTGCTTCTTATTATTATTCTATGGCTGCTATAGCAAAAAAAAGTTATGTCATTTTACGTTCATATAATAATACGAGTTTACAAGGGGATAAAGAAGTTTCTTATATATATGATAAATATTTTGGAATATCGACCGTTTTTGATAAAAATGTGATAACATTAAAGAAAAAATTACATTTTTTATTCCCAAAATTTATTGAATTAGATTTAAATAAAACACCAGATCTTGCTCAAACTATCGTTGTTACTTGTTCTACAATTGGAATTAAATGTAGTTTAAAAGGTTTAGAAACATTGAAAATTAAAGAAACAGATAGATTACAAGCATTAAAAGAAGAGCTTTTAAAATTTGGAGTGATAATAAAAATTACAGATTCTTGTTTAGAAATAACAGATTTTTATAGAAAAAAAATTGATTCTTTTATCCCTATTAAAACTTATCAAGATCATAGAATGGCTATGTCTTTTTCTACATTTGGATTATGCTCTGATTTTATAAAAATAGAAAATCCAAATGTTGTAGAAAAATCATATCCTAATTTTTGGAAAGACTTAGAATCTTTAGGTTTTTTAATTTCATATTATGAAGGATAA
- a CDS encoding nucleotide pyrophosphohydrolase — protein MEINNLQKIVHNWIMNHGIRYFDVLTNTILLSEEVGEVSRIIARNYGEQSKKKNCKKNEDLGEELSDVLFIIACLANQTGINLEESFHKKLKKKEIRDHDRHHDNKKLK, from the coding sequence TTGGAAATCAATAATTTACAAAAAATCGTTCATAATTGGATAATGAATCATGGAATTCGTTATTTTGATGTATTGACTAACACAATTCTTTTGTCTGAAGAAGTCGGTGAAGTTTCTAGAATCATTGCTAGAAATTATGGAGAACAATCGAAAAAAAAAAATTGTAAAAAAAATGAAGATCTTGGAGAAGAATTATCAGATGTATTGTTTATTATAGCTTGTTTAGCAAATCAAACTGGAATTAATTTGGAAGAATCCTTTCATAAAAAATTAAAAAAAAAGGAAATTAGGGATCATGACAGACATCATGATAATAAAAAATTAAAATAA
- a CDS encoding transketolase family protein produces MKQYENKGFKETRAGFGKALTLLGRKNNKVVALCADLTTSLFMDQFSKEFPERFFQIGIAEANMIGIAAGLSIGEYIPFAGTFANFATSRVYDQIRQSVAYSYKNVKICASHSGLTLGEDGATHQSLEDIGMMKMLPGMTVINTCDYNQTYAATLAISNYLGPVYLRFGRPAVANFTDQDQIFEIGKAVVLTEGKDVTIVSTGHLVWESLEASKILYEKKGIECEVINIHTIKPLDEDTILKSINKTKCIVTAEEHNYWGGLGESIARVLTTKKWSIHQSLVAVNDTFGESGKPMELLKKYNIDRYSIINHVQFVLKKKK; encoded by the coding sequence ATGAAACAATATGAAAATAAAGGATTTAAAGAAACTAGAGCTGGTTTTGGTAAAGCTTTAACTTTGCTTGGTAGAAAAAATAATAAAGTGGTTGCATTATGTGCAGATTTGACGACCTCTTTATTTATGGATCAGTTTTCTAAAGAATTTCCTGAAAGATTTTTTCAGATAGGAATAGCTGAAGCAAATATGATAGGGATAGCAGCTGGATTGAGCATAGGAGAATATATTCCATTTGCAGGTACGTTTGCTAATTTTGCAACATCTCGTGTTTACGATCAGATTCGTCAATCTGTTGCTTATTCTTACAAAAATGTAAAAATATGTGCATCTCATTCTGGATTAACTCTAGGAGAAGATGGAGCGACACATCAAAGTTTAGAAGATATAGGAATGATGAAGATGCTACCTGGTATGACTGTGATTAATACTTGTGATTACAATCAGACTTATGCAGCAACTTTAGCTATTTCGAATTACTTAGGTCCAGTATATTTACGTTTTGGTCGTCCTGCTGTAGCTAATTTTACAGATCAAGATCAAATATTTGAAATTGGAAAAGCTGTAGTCTTGACAGAAGGAAAAGATGTGACCATTGTTAGTACAGGACATTTAGTATGGGAGTCTTTAGAAGCATCTAAAATTTTATACGAAAAAAAAGGGATAGAATGTGAAGTAATTAATATTCATACGATAAAACCATTAGATGAGGATACTATCTTGAAATCTATTAATAAAACAAAATGTATTGTTACTGCAGAAGAGCACAATTATTGGGGAGGATTAGGAGAAAGTATAGCTAGAGTATTGACCACTAAAAAATGGTCTATCCATCAAAGTTTAGTAGCTGTAAACGATACTTTTGGAGAAAGTGGAAAACCTATGGAACTTTTAAAAAAATATAATATTGATCGTTATTCTATTATAAATCATGTTCAATTTGTTTTGAAGAAAAAAAAATAA
- a CDS encoding transketolase: MNKRYYLKDLCIQVRRDILRMINNAKSGHPGGSLGCTEYFVALYKKIMRYNPNKFSMNGKKEDLFFLSNGHISPVYYSILARSGFFSIKELSSFRKLNSRLQGHPTVHEGLPGIRISSGSLGQGMSVSIGAALSKKLNKEFRSIIYSLHGDGELNEGQIWEAVLYAGSRKIDNYIATVDYNGVQIDGTTDEVLPLGNLKKKFESFDWKVLEELEGNNIEKVINILKKAKNETGKGKPILIILYTKMGYGVDFMVGNNAWHGKSPNEEELKKALYQLPETYLGDFPL; the protein is encoded by the coding sequence ATGAATAAACGTTATTATTTAAAAGATTTGTGTATTCAAGTAAGGAGAGATATTTTACGTATGATAAATAATGCAAAATCTGGACATCCTGGTGGATCTTTGGGATGTACAGAATATTTTGTAGCGTTATATAAAAAAATTATGCGTTATAATCCAAATAAATTTTCTATGAATGGAAAAAAAGAAGATCTTTTTTTCTTATCTAATGGACATATATCTCCTGTTTACTATAGTATATTAGCTCGTTCTGGATTTTTTTCTATTAAAGAATTGTCTTCTTTTAGAAAATTAAATTCTCGTTTACAAGGACATCCTACTGTACATGAAGGGCTACCTGGAATCCGAATTTCTTCCGGATCCTTAGGACAAGGAATGTCTGTATCCATTGGAGCTGCTTTATCAAAAAAACTTAACAAAGAATTTCGTAGTATTATTTATAGTTTACATGGAGATGGAGAGTTAAATGAAGGACAAATTTGGGAAGCGGTTTTATATGCTGGTTCTAGAAAAATAGATAATTATATTGCTACGGTAGATTACAACGGAGTCCAAATAGATGGAACTACAGATGAAGTATTACCTCTAGGTAATTTGAAAAAAAAATTTGAATCCTTTGATTGGAAAGTTTTAGAAGAATTAGAAGGAAATAATATTGAAAAAGTGATTAATATTTTAAAAAAAGCTAAAAATGAAACTGGAAAAGGAAAGCCTATTTTAATCATATTATATACTAAAATGGGATATGGTGTCGATTTTATGGTTGGAAATAATGCATGGCATGGAAAATCCCCTAATGAAGAAGAATTAAAAAAAGCTTTATATCAACTTCCTGAAACTTATTTAGGGGATTTTCCATTATAA
- the smpB gene encoding SsrA-binding protein SmpB: protein MSILNRKARFRYDFIEYYIAGIQLFGTEVKSIRQNKANIMESFCQMKHGELYSINMYIAEYKFGTNWNHSSRRERKLLLKKKELMKINKKLKNTGLTLIPIELFFNDKGYIKMKIALAKGKKIYDKRESLRKKDFLREVKRSLKFKNRI, encoded by the coding sequence ATGAGTATTCTAAATAGAAAAGCAAGATTTAGATATGATTTTATTGAATATTATATAGCTGGAATCCAATTGTTTGGAACGGAAGTAAAATCGATACGACAAAATAAAGCCAATATAATGGAAAGTTTCTGTCAAATGAAACATGGAGAATTGTATTCTATAAATATGTATATAGCTGAATATAAATTTGGAACAAATTGGAATCATTCAAGCAGAAGAGAAAGAAAATTATTATTGAAAAAAAAAGAATTAATGAAAATTAATAAAAAATTAAAGAATACAGGTTTAACTTTAATTCCCATAGAATTATTTTTTAATGATAAAGGATATATAAAAATGAAAATAGCTTTAGCTAAAGGAAAAAAAATATATGACAAACGTGAATCTTTGCGAAAAAAAGATTTTCTTAGAGAAGTTAAGAGATCTTTAAAATTTAAAAATCGTATTTGA
- a CDS encoding OmpA family protein codes for MKNVNFFIVILFTFFSSVFSQNSKEKWYIRIGAHDVNYYPTKSPFKDFFLKRNNNFIPIISSIELEHKIMKHIGLYLDASLGVIDNTRWRVENDLFVKISPGISLYIFPYHKIDPYLRFGGGYHKFSDYLNRELKVSDEKYFRTNRNNFLLLDGGLGLNFWLFSNLGLNLESTYNHVFAKESGDFLNFWKHNIGLVFRFGNIKISHDHKILIDADKNSSFVPFSSEEKEKNGINEEKKENKICCHQKKDQDQEDQEDSDHDGILDKEDLCPDQFGKKENKGCPDTDSDNIPDHEDQCPNQFGKKENKGCPDVVFLPILFDLGKFSLSYRSLIRINEIAEIMINSFPNSKFYIDGYADAHGKPYYNKILSIKRAHSVFKVLVSKGIDSSRIEVRGFGVGKKKGRRVEITIRKS; via the coding sequence ATGAAAAACGTCAATTTTTTTATTGTTATTTTATTTACTTTTTTTTCGTCTGTATTTTCCCAGAATTCGAAAGAAAAATGGTATATCCGAATAGGAGCACATGATGTTAATTATTATCCTACTAAGTCCCCTTTTAAAGATTTTTTTCTTAAACGGAATAATAATTTCATCCCCATTATTTCTAGTATAGAATTAGAACATAAAATAATGAAACATATAGGTTTATATTTAGATGCTTCATTAGGAGTAATTGACAATACGAGATGGAGAGTAGAAAATGATTTATTTGTAAAGATAAGTCCTGGAATTAGTTTATACATTTTTCCTTATCATAAAATTGATCCTTATTTAAGGTTTGGAGGAGGATATCACAAATTCAGTGATTATCTAAACAGAGAGTTAAAAGTTTCAGATGAAAAATATTTTAGAACGAATAGAAATAATTTTTTACTATTAGATGGTGGATTAGGTCTAAATTTTTGGCTATTTTCCAATTTGGGATTAAATTTAGAAAGTACTTATAATCATGTATTTGCCAAAGAATCCGGAGATTTTTTAAATTTTTGGAAACATAATATAGGATTAGTTTTTCGTTTTGGAAATATAAAAATTAGTCATGATCATAAAATCTTGATAGATGCAGATAAAAATTCTTCTTTTGTTCCTTTTTCTTCTGAAGAAAAAGAAAAAAACGGAATCAACGAAGAAAAAAAAGAAAATAAAATTTGTTGTCATCAAAAAAAGGATCAAGATCAAGAAGATCAAGAAGATTCAGATCATGATGGAATTTTAGATAAAGAAGATTTGTGTCCAGATCAATTTGGAAAAAAAGAAAATAAAGGATGTCCTGATACAGATTCAGACAATATTCCAGATCATGAAGATCAATGTCCAAATCAATTTGGAAAAAAAGAAAATAAAGGATGTCCTGATGTAGTCTTTCTCCCTATTTTATTTGATTTAGGAAAATTTTCATTATCTTATCGTTCCTTAATAAGGATTAATGAAATTGCTGAAATCATGATAAATAGTTTTCCTAATTCTAAATTTTATATAGATGGATATGCAGATGCTCATGGAAAACCTTATTATAATAAAATTTTATCTATAAAAAGAGCACATTCTGTGTTTAAAGTTTTAGTATCTAAAGGAATAGATTCTTCTAGAATTGAAGTTAGAGGATTTGGAGTCGGAAAGAAAAAAGGACGACGTGTTGAAATCACAATACGAAAATCATAA
- a CDS encoding twin-arginine translocase subunit TatC encodes MNENKMPFWKHIEELRKHIIHCICAIIISMIILMNNRNIIFDCIIFGPAKTNFITYRIFYKIVNSFSFLGMHLNSVSFLYKNLEIQNRQIFGQFHIYVWTCFIGGVILSFPYIFYEFWKFIKPALSDAEKKYSIWILFMGTFLFLLGILFGYFILCPFLIHFGYSFKISHIPKNIFDLSDYISLIVHSVLSMGILFLFPFFIFFLAKMELISYSFLKKYRKHAFLIMLVISSAITPGDILSTIIVLIPLLILYQVSVYISFHTTNKKKVS; translated from the coding sequence ATGAACGAAAATAAAATGCCGTTTTGGAAACATATTGAAGAATTAAGAAAACATATAATTCATTGTATTTGTGCTATAATCATTTCAATGATTATTTTAATGAACAATAGAAATATTATATTTGACTGCATTATTTTTGGTCCAGCAAAAACAAATTTTATCACTTATCGTATATTTTACAAAATAGTCAATTCCTTTTCTTTTTTAGGTATGCATTTAAATTCTGTTTCTTTTTTATATAAAAATTTAGAGATACAGAATAGACAAATATTTGGGCAATTCCATATTTATGTATGGACTTGTTTTATAGGAGGGGTAATTTTGTCTTTTCCTTATATTTTTTATGAATTCTGGAAATTTATAAAACCGGCTCTTTCGGATGCAGAGAAAAAATATTCTATATGGATACTTTTCATGGGCACTTTTCTTTTTTTATTAGGAATTTTATTCGGTTACTTTATATTATGTCCATTCTTAATTCATTTTGGATATTCTTTTAAAATCAGTCATATTCCAAAAAATATATTCGATTTATCAGATTATATCTCTTTAATTGTACATTCAGTCCTTTCTATGGGCATTCTTTTTTTATTTCCATTTTTCATATTTTTTCTTGCTAAAATGGAATTAATATCCTACTCATTTTTAAAAAAATATAGAAAACATGCTTTTTTGATTATGTTAGTTATATCTTCTGCTATAACTCCTGGAGATATTTTAAGTACAATCATCGTTTTAATTCCTCTTCTAATACTTTATCAAGTGAGTGTATATATATCTTTTCATACTACTAATAAAAAAAAAGTCTCTTAA
- a CDS encoding redox-regulated ATPase YchF — translation MKCGIIGLPNTGKSTFFNLISNSKALSENFPFSTIKPNYGIAKIPDKKLYELKKIINPVKIIPSEIKIVDIAGLIKGSHKGEGLGNRFLSQIRETNVIIHIIRFFHDINILHVEGTVNPIRDKEIIDMELQFKDLETIEKRLKKINKYPCILKKILSFLKEGKNIRMFPFQKDDKEYIKDLQLLTVKPVIYVCNIDDEFNIKTNIHIENMKKMIQIENSTLVKLSLKKKNCLVINQVLKKIYKLLSLQSFFTIGKKEIRSWTIPNPCTAYNASSVIHTDFKKGFIRAKIIHYDDFIKYGSEENVKKAGKIFLAGRNHLIQDGDIIHFRFNQ, via the coding sequence ATGAAATGTGGAATTATCGGTCTTCCAAATACGGGAAAATCAACATTTTTTAATCTAATTTCTAACTCTAAAGCTTTATCAGAAAATTTTCCTTTTAGTACTATAAAACCTAATTATGGAATCGCAAAAATTCCGGATAAAAAACTCTACGAACTAAAAAAAATTATTAATCCTGTAAAAATTATTCCATCCGAAATAAAAATAGTAGATATAGCTGGATTAATTAAAGGATCTCATAAGGGAGAAGGTTTAGGAAATAGATTTTTATCTCAAATTCGTGAAACAAATGTCATTATACACATAATCCGTTTTTTCCACGATATAAATATTCTTCATGTAGAAGGGACTGTAAATCCTATTAGGGATAAAGAAATTATTGATATGGAATTACAGTTTAAAGATTTAGAAACGATAGAAAAAAGATTAAAAAAAATTAATAAATATCCATGTATACTGAAAAAAATTCTTTCTTTTTTAAAAGAAGGAAAAAATATCAGAATGTTTCCATTTCAAAAAGATGATAAAGAATATATAAAAGATTTACAGTTATTAACGGTTAAACCTGTTATTTATGTATGTAATATAGATGATGAGTTTAATATAAAAACTAATATACATATAGAAAATATGAAAAAAATGATACAAATAGAGAATTCGACTTTGGTAAAGTTATCATTGAAAAAAAAAAATTGTCTAGTAATAAATCAAGTACTGAAAAAAATATACAAATTATTAAGTTTACAAAGTTTTTTTACGATAGGAAAAAAAGAAATTAGATCTTGGACGATCCCCAATCCATGTACGGCTTATAATGCTTCTTCAGTTATTCATACAGATTTTAAAAAAGGATTTATTAGAGCAAAAATTATTCATTATGATGATTTTATCAAATATGGTTCTGAAGAAAATGTGAAAAAAGCAGGAAAAATATTCTTAGCAGGAAGAAATCATCTCATTCAAGATGGAGACATCATTCATTTCCGATTTAACCAATAA
- a CDS encoding M42 family peptidase gives MINYSMNSDSIKFLEKYLNEFSPTGDEREGQKIWINHISPYVEKIQTDLYGTAVGIINPDSTYKLIIEAHVDEISWSVNYITEEGIIYVSRNGGSDHQIAPSKRIIIHTEKGFVHGVFGWPAIHTRKSSEEKSPNVDNIFVDIGVSNKTEAINMGVHVGCVITYPDQFFIMNHNYFVSRALDNKIGGFIIAEVAKMLIENSIDLKFGLYIVNSVQEEVGLKGAKMISQTIQPNVAIVTDVTHDTCSPMIDKKIQGDIKCGLGPVIGYAPSIHKNIRELIINTANSKKIYFQRLVSSRYTGTDTEAFAYSNKGVLSALISIPLKYMHTTVEMVHKKDVELTVSLIYETLLAMNNQFFIG, from the coding sequence ATGATTAATTATTCAATGAATAGTGATTCTATTAAATTTCTTGAAAAATATTTAAATGAATTTTCTCCAACAGGAGACGAAAGGGAAGGACAGAAAATATGGATCAATCATATTAGTCCTTATGTAGAAAAAATACAAACAGATTTATATGGAACAGCAGTAGGAATCATTAATCCTGATTCTACGTATAAATTAATTATTGAAGCTCATGTTGATGAAATATCATGGTCCGTTAATTATATCACAGAAGAAGGAATAATATATGTTTCTCGTAATGGAGGATCTGATCACCAAATTGCTCCATCTAAAAGAATCATTATTCACACGGAAAAAGGATTTGTACATGGAGTATTTGGATGGCCTGCAATTCATACAAGAAAATCTTCAGAAGAAAAATCTCCTAATGTAGATAATATATTTGTAGATATTGGTGTTTCCAATAAAACAGAAGCAATTAATATGGGTGTTCATGTAGGGTGCGTCATTACTTATCCTGATCAGTTCTTTATTATGAATCATAATTATTTTGTATCTAGAGCATTAGATAATAAAATAGGAGGTTTTATTATAGCAGAAGTAGCAAAAATGCTAATAGAAAATAGTATTGATTTAAAATTTGGATTATATATAGTAAATTCAGTTCAAGAAGAAGTTGGGCTAAAAGGAGCTAAAATGATATCTCAAACTATACAACCTAATGTAGCTATTGTTACAGATGTAACACATGATACTTGTAGTCCTATGATTGATAAAAAAATACAAGGTGATATTAAATGTGGATTAGGTCCTGTTATTGGATATGCTCCTTCAATACATAAAAATATTAGAGAATTGATTATTAATACTGCTAACAGTAAAAAAATATATTTTCAACGTTTAGTATCATCTAGATACACGGGAACAGATACAGAAGCTTTTGCTTATTCCAATAAGGGGGTATTGTCTGCTTTAATTTCCATTCCTCTTAAATATATGCACACTACAGTAGAAATGGTTCATAAAAAAGATGTAGAATTAACTGTATCACTAATTTATGAAACTTTACTAGCAATGAATAATCAATTTTTTATTGGTTAA
- the dapF gene encoding diaminopimelate epimerase — translation MELNFYKYQGTGNDFIIIDSRQKQDKIGNSFLFKKLCDRHFGVGADGIILIQNDDENDESHFYMKYCNSDGKESTMCGNGGRCAISFAANRLGINKIHFRAVDGYHDGFIIDNLVSINMLNIDKKTIEIHPKYVFINTGSPHHVQFVENIKEKNVYKEGKKIRFQKDYCEKGVNVNFVKILENNMLQVRTYERGVEDETLSCGTGVVASVIAACETNKIKNHVEKILVQTLGGKLWVSLTKTKNEYQNVYLTGNVKFIFKGYILI, via the coding sequence ATGGAATTGAATTTTTATAAATATCAAGGAACGGGAAATGATTTCATTATTATAGATTCTAGACAAAAACAAGATAAAATAGGAAATTCTTTTTTATTCAAAAAATTGTGTGATAGACATTTTGGAGTTGGAGCCGATGGAATTATTTTGATTCAAAATGATGATGAAAATGATGAAAGTCATTTTTATATGAAATATTGTAATTCAGATGGAAAAGAAAGCACAATGTGTGGAAATGGGGGAAGATGCGCTATTTCTTTTGCTGCTAATAGATTAGGAATAAATAAAATTCATTTTCGAGCTGTAGATGGATATCATGATGGATTTATCATAGATAATTTAGTTTCTATAAATATGCTTAATATAGATAAAAAGACAATAGAAATTCATCCAAAATATGTATTTATAAATACAGGATCTCCGCATCATGTTCAATTTGTAGAAAATATAAAAGAAAAAAACGTATATAAAGAAGGTAAAAAAATTAGATTTCAAAAAGATTATTGTGAAAAAGGAGTCAATGTGAATTTTGTAAAAATACTTGAAAACAATATGTTACAAGTTCGTACTTACGAAAGAGGAGTGGAAGACGAGACTTTATCTTGTGGAACAGGAGTTGTTGCCTCTGTCATTGCCGCATGTGAAACAAATAAAATTAAAAATCATGTGGAGAAAATTTTAGTTCAAACTCTTGGAGGAAAATTATGGGTTTCATTGACAAAAACGAAAAATGAATATCAAAACGTTTACTTGACCGGAAATGTTAAATTTATATTTAAAGGATATATTCTGATTTAA